GAATGGGGGGAGGTTGTCTTATACACCCAtctatgataaaaccatgaaattcaggctgaaattaGGGACCCGTCATCTGAAGGTCGTCTTGTACATCAACAAATGCAGTGtccattctcaacaggagcccAACTCTGGAGGCCatatttgttttctgtttacCTCACGTTACATAAATGCTTTTTATGTCGTCAAGGTGAAAGTTCCTTGTATTATCgtatatacaatacattaaaaatgcaacATGCTAACATGGGAATATCCATTTAGGAAGTTTACCACTACCTAATTTTCAACGTTATTACAAATcagctcagttaaaatttattaataggatgtttcaaGTGGATACTTCTTTGCTCTGGGCTATTATTGAATTATCTCCGATTGGTGAAAAGAGGATGGACCAATTTATTTATCGATGGAATCCTCAGTTATTACGTGGTTACAATTTACCGGTGTTAAAACATTTGCTAGAGTTATGGACAAATAAGAATGAACTTTTAGGTACGGAAGGTCAAATCTCGATTAAgacacctttatttcaaaataaacttttgcCATTTACGATCAATAATCAacttaatcaacttttgaagCTATGGGATCAAAAAAGGAGTgaaattggtagaagattgttatgaggcagGTCATTCAAAGAATGCAATCATTCTTGTATTATAATAAAACATGCCAAAAcaattttattagccatgagagataggctgggccaaaattatcttgaaacaatttcaaatttacatttgcagaagtaTTCAGACCGCACAGACTTTTGTCACAAGAAAAAAAAGCTTGCACAACATCAGATTTTTGAGCagactgactactaaaaattagagggagcaTTGATGTGCGGGTCCCCCGACTACAAACCGCCTGCAGCCTGTATAGGCTGAGCCCCTCAGTAGTCCCCCTCCGTGGTCCACTGCATCGGTCTGCTGTTCCCCTGGCATTGGCAAACCCCCTGTGGCCGCTGCAAGCACAAGGCACCGCCGTCTCGGGCCCAGACCTCTGCGGGtgcagtacagaagaaaccaactaaacttgactgcttcacggggaagggggGCCCATGAACCTGAAGGGGGAACAGAGcccaaaataaaggttgagagtGGCCAGCCTCATTGATGTATCAGGTGCACCTGGAGATGATACGTGTGTGGACCGCGGCCCACAGAGACACTGTTTCATCTGATTGGTTGGTGTGATGGTGTGGGGCCTGATCTTGAACACTACCCTGGCGGGGAAGGTTTACCGACTCCAGCTGCATCCCTCGTCATTCTCCACACCTCCAGCAAGAGTCCCCTCAGCCTCCTCAGCTTCCTGGGAGAGCAGAGTGAAACACGACAGGCTGCAGAAGGCGTGGCTGTAGTAAAGCTGGAGGATCACGGTCTGGTACAGGGGCACCAAtgctcaccaccacccccccccccaccccgagcccTCCAAAAAgctgtggacacagcccaggacgtcacaggaaaaactctccccaccatccatggggaacactgccgtcggagagaagcaggaatcatcaaggatccacaccacccagcacacactcttttctcgctgctcccatcaagaaagagatgtcggtgccacaagacccgcaccagcaggttcaggacctgctgctgctcctctaccatcagactcctcaacaacaaactcaatcagggactcatttaaggactctgacttgtgcacttatcaagtttttttcttttctgtattcctcagtcaatttgtttacatttctttatctgtttacatgtgcatgttgAATCCAttgttttgcactatcaataagtggtcattctgcccacaggaaaaggaatctcagggttgtatgtgatgtctcgtatgtactctgaccataaatctgatatctggtcttttcagcgtccagaggagacaaagatatcgtgcagacatttctggcctgagcccttctttaacactgtctcctctggacactgaaaagaccagctgagttcctccagcatttcagtctcTTACTCCCAGGAGAataggcccagcctcaccagccCCTCCTCATCCCTGAGAGagacccccccccatcccaatcATCTGCCTCCTTCTGTGTGTGGAATGGCTTCCATTTAACTTACTCTCCAGCCGCTGCAAGATTGGTCCCGATCCAAGTGCTAGATTTCCCAATCAAACCTCAAAATAAGCCACAAGTTATGAATGGCTGGGAAAGTACAGAGAGGAACAGTGTTGGAACAGAGCCCTTCAAAGCCAATCAAGTATCAGATTAGTTTTGAACTCATGCCAaggtaaataattaaaaattggcATGCCATCTGGCAGCTGAGAAGAAACAATGCTAACAGTCGAGTATAAATACCAGAAGCTGCTGGGGAGCCTGCACAGAGCAGAAGGAGCTCTGCTTGGAGAGAGGGAAAgttggagctgaacctcactggATGCACTCCCCATCCGCACCTCACCATGGCCCGAGTGTCTTCTGCCTTCTGCCTCCTGACTGTGGTAGTTGCTGCTCTCTGGACCCTTTCCCAAGGTCAGTTGCCACCCCTCTCTTGTTCCCCATCAAGCAAGCAACTGGGAAACGTGTAAGGCAGTGGGTCTcaatcctccccccacccttaTTAACCGCAGAGTGCCCACGCCATCCTACGCCTAAGTTGCTTTGTGGTCAGTAAGggtttacttaaggtggcatgtgtgAGTGGAATAAGAAAAAAATGAGGACCTCTGATgtaaggaggtgggggggggggtggagggattcCAGAAGAGGAATGAGGAGAGTTGTGGGATGTTGAGGGGGAGGGATGTGCATGAGGGGGGCTAATTCCCGAAGATTCTGCCCCATTGGGGCCAGTTCTaaccttccctctgctccctgcaACATCGGAACCCACTTGCCTTGGAGTGTTCTCAGtattctttagttttttttaaacatttagacatacagcatggtaacaggccattttggcccacgagtccgtgccgcacaatttacaccccattaacctacaccccccggtagtttcaaacggtgggaggaaactggagccgctGGGGAAAAACCACgcaggtcacagagagaatgtacaaactccttatagacagcaaatTCCAACCCAGGTTTCCACCGCTGTCTAACCGCGCCTTACATTTCAATCTGTGGgtttccctctcccaactcctgcTCATGACCAATTTCAATCTTCAATCCAGGGGTACCAGCATCTCAATTGTGAGAGGCCGCTCGGCCCACTGATTTGCACCCCCTGCTGTCTCCACCGATCCCTCGGCTGTGAGGGGGCTGGGTTTGGGAGGCTGCAAAGTGGGGTTTGCTAACTCAGAGTTGGTGCAAACTTTCAGCCAATGGTGCCGGGAAGAGTTTGCAGGACTGCTGCCTGGACACAAGCCCGAAGAAAATCCCGGCCACGTATGTGGTAGGCTTCGAGAAACAGAAACCCGGGTCCGGGTGTAACATCCACGCCATCATGTGAGTACTCGCTCTGCTGTTCCGTTATACCATCTCCCatcagagggaaagggggaagaggtCAGGTTTAAGAGGGATGTGGGCAAGATGGAGACTCCTTCCAGGGCTAATGAATGTTAGATACAGGAGCAGGATTCGGCCATCCATTGAGCCTGCTTCACCATacaataagatcacggctgatctaacCATGGGCTCAGCTCGACTTACCCCATCATCTTTCAATCTCCTATTCTTCAAAGATCGACCTATTTGTGTCTTAAATGAAGCAGCCTCTACTActatcttgggcagagaattccacagattcactcctctctgggagaagcagttcctcctcatctctgacctaaatctactcccagagaatcttgaggctgtgtgtcCTGGGTTCTCATCTCAtcaaccagtggaaacaactttccttttttttaaaatttagacgcacagcaccataacaggcccttttggcccgcaagcccgtgccgtccaattacacctaattaacctacacccccaccccccgtaactatcaaacggtgggaggaaaccggacccccctggggaaaacccacacggacacagggagaatgtaccaattccttacagacagcgtgggattcaaaccccggtcccaatcgctggcactgtaacagcatggtgcaaaccgtgctgccccattgcttttatcttatctattccatttataaatttgtCTCTACAAGAACTCCTCTCATTTTtccaaattccagcgagtacagtcccagatcaCTCAATCTCTCCATGTAGACtaaccagatttcagattcagattttcagatttattaccagagtaaaatcacatacaaccccgagattcttttttctgttggccaggcagaattaccactaattggtaatgcaaaaaaaaatatacacagtgcacacatgtaaacaaataaaaatgtaaacaaactgtgcaatacagagaggaataaAATTAATGAAGTGCACACATcggagtccttaaacgagtcgctgattgagttgtcgttgaggagtctgatggtgggggggggggggggagcagctgttcctgaacctggtggtgcgagtcttgtggcaccgagacctctttcctgatggcagcagagagaacagagagtgtgctgggtggtgtggatccctgatgatcgctgctgctctctgacggcagcgttctctgtagatgttctctatggtggggagggtcttgcctgtgatgtcctgggctgtgtccagtacCTCCTGCAGGGCTTTAGGCTCAGGGATGTTGGTGTCCCcgcaccagactgtgatgcagccggtcagtgcaCTGTCCACCCCACATACCGAACttctgcaaacccctgaggaagttgaggtgctttctttacaatgccattggtgagttggggtccaggaaagattctacgaaatggtgactcccaagaacgtaAATTGATTAGCCTCTCCACCCACAAATCACTGGATCggacacctctggctttcctttcctgaagtcatcgTCTTGGTTTTAGTggtattgagtgcgaggttgttggtgCTGAGGCATAGTCCCTGccaccagtatatccttcctcaagtaaggagcccAGAATTGCCAGGAATATTCCAGATGTTGGGCAGaggtgggggaagagggtggtCTGCGGGAAGATTGATTGTAATTTCTTAACCTGGGTTTGAACCGGGAGACAAACCTTTGACCTGTCACCTCTGTCACAGTTTCCTAACCATGCGCAACAAGCGTCTCTGTGCCCCTCCTGGATTACATTGGGTGAAGAAACTGATAAAGATCGTCAAGTGGAAGGAACAGCATCAAAAACGGCATAAAAATCAGAAATTCAGGCAAGATGCATTCACTCTTCTCCCCAACGTCTCCTCGCCCTTTTCATCCTCCTCACCACCCATCTCCCCTccatttcccctccccatccctccccctcacctgctCCCCGTGACCCTCTCCCACCAACCTCTTCCTCTTCATTCAAGTAATCGGCTATTATCTTACTACGACAGCATTCCTCCGGGCCGCGGTGTGCACACGAGCACACGCAACGCAGAGCCCGTAATCAGATCAAgtatcctctccccttcccctcatcGCTCACAACCCTCCCTCTCCAAGAGTCAGCCCCATAACCACCATCTACAGTAATCCCACTTGTCCACGTTAAGTTAATACGCTTCTGAACCTTGCCTGTTGAAATGGCTCGTGATCATAAGCGATTGGACCTGATTCCACCCCGTCCTCTGTCAGCAAGGGTCATAcagccacccctctctctgtAAGGATATATCTGCTTTCATACCATAGAAtgtagaacactatagcacagtacaggcccttcagcccacaatattgtgctgacccatatataaaAAACTAAACCGTCCCTACCTCATAGCTCTCTATTATACTTTcatgagcctgtctaagagtgTCATAAATGACCctattattccagcctccaccaccacttctgGCAAGACATTACAGGCCTCCACAACTCCCTGCATTAAAAGaaattacccctgatgcctccccttctctttgtacagatGGTGTCTGCTATTCccgtcctgggaaacaggcacaggccgtccactctatctatgcctctctgaaTCTAGTAAACCACTCTTAAATCATTTCTCATCCTTGTTCACTctgaagagaaaagccccagccctgttaacctctgccctctcccctcattGTCCCCACtctcttcctcccaccatccTCTCTCCTTGCACTGCTAACCCCTCACCAAACACCCCCCCGCCCTCAAGCCGCCTTCCCTTTTCCAACCTGAGACACCTGTCcatcctccccccactccccgccTCCCCAAACTCGCCCAATCCCCTCCAGTGTCCCAGATCATCAGATCCATCAACTGGTGCTCCTTCCCCCACCTGCCCACTCCTTATCATTGCCCGTTATgtgatagagggaggggtagtctcaggagatggtggggtggggtcATGTTGAACCTTGGACCCCTTTCAATGCCCAATGAGCTGATGGGGTCCACTAACAGAACTCTTTCATTCAGCAGAGAGTCAAGGAACTGAGAAGAGACCTCAGCCACGGAATGTTCCAGGATCTTCTCTCCTTTAAGTCATTGTTCAAGCAAAGTTGAAGTCAAAATGCAGAtcgacccccctccccaccccactgatCATCACCTGCAAAGACCCTTCCTTCCAAACTCAGGCTGGCTGCTCACACTTGGGGCTGGAACCCAAGTGTCCCAGTACACATCACCCGCTCACTGCAGTCCCGACTAATCCTGAATCATACCAACGGGCCCAGCATTAGTTTAGGATGGGCAATGGGAAAACCACACTGGTATGGCCACCATACCACAGAGCTTCAACAAGGTAGAGGGAGCTATTCTCTATGCCTAACTCCATGAGTGTTtgatgggaaggtgtggagggagcttctctctgtctgaccccaggagagtgtgatgggacagtgtggagggagcttctctctgtgtctgaccccgggagtgtgtgatgggacagtgtggagggagttccaCCTTCATTGCCCCTGCTTCATCTCCCACCCCTCAATGGCTTATTCATTAACAGCTGGTTTTTCCCTGTCATTATCCCCAATTGGCAAA
The Narcine bancroftii isolate sNarBan1 chromosome 1, sNarBan1.hap1, whole genome shotgun sequence genome window above contains:
- the LOC138746294 gene encoding C-C motif chemokine 19-like translates to MARVSSAFCLLTVVVAALWTLSQANGAGKSLQDCCLDTSPKKIPATYVVGFEKQKPGSGCNIHAIIFLTMRNKRLCAPPGLHWVKKLIKIVKWKEQHQKRHKNQKFRESRN